Part of the Pyramidobacter piscolens W5455 genome is shown below.
CCCTTGCGAACTGCCCCGCGCCGTAATTCTGCGCGACAAAAGTCGATATCGCCGCCGCCAGAGAGTCCGCCGCCAGCCAGATCACGAAATCCAGCTTCCCGCACAGCGCCCAGGCGGCGATGTTGTTCGTCCCGGTCCCATTGGCAGCGCCCTGGATCATCATGTTGGCGACGGGATAAAGCGACGCCTGCAGCCCCACGGGAAGCCCCAGACAAACGATGGACCTCAGCGCCGGGCGATGGAAACGCGCCTGTCGAACGGAAAACCGTCCGACGCCGTTTTTTTCGTTCAGGGCGTTCAGCACCAGCAGCGCGCTGACCATCTGCGCCGCGGCGGTAGCCAGCGCCGCGCCCGAAACGCCCCAACGAAACAGCCCGACGAAGATCAGATCCAGAACGACGTTGACGCCGCCAGAGACGACAAGGACGCAAAAAGGCGTTTGAGAGTTGCCGACCGCCCGCAGGATCCCGGCCCCGATATTGTAGAGCATGGAAAAAACGAATCCCGCATAGTAAATGCGCACGTACGACAGCGTCAACGGAAAGATGTCCTCGGGAACGTCCAGCCACCGCAGGCAGGCGGGCGCCGTCGCTGCGCCGATCACGGACAGGAGCGCTCCGCCGGCGAGGCCGAAGGCGACGACCGTATGGACGGCGTCGAGAAGCTCCCGTTTTTTCCCGGCGCCGAAAAACTGCGAGATGATGATGGCCGCCCCGCCGGACAATCCCACGAAAAAATTGATCGGCAGCTTCAGCAGACTGTAAACGGAATCCACG
Proteins encoded:
- a CDS encoding MATE family efflux transporter → MRDKNLDMTRGVIWKNLLVFFLPILAGNFFQQFYTTADAVIVGQFVGKNGLEAVDSVYSLLKLPINFFVGLSGGAAIIISQFFGAGKKRELLDAVHTVVAFGLAGGALLSVIGAATAPACLRWLDVPEDIFPLTLSYVRIYYAGFVFSMLYNIGAGILRAVGNSQTPFCVLVVSGGVNVVLDLIFVGLFRWGVSGAALATAAAQMVSALLVLNALNEKNGVGRFSVRQARFHRPALRSIVCLGLPVGLQASLYPVANMMIQGAANGTGTNNIAAWALCGKLDFVIWLAADSLAAAISTFVAQNYGAGQFARVRRGVLVGLGMTISLVAALSAALYLWNEPLGRLFVNPSDHDVIPIMAELMRFLSPLYFVYVFGEVRSAAIRGAGETLRPMLLTLAATCASRVLWILFVVPRNRELLTIVASYPVSWALTAVFPSRSIIGFS